Genomic segment of Candidatus Binatia bacterium:
CACGTACTCGACGAAGTCCACTCCGTCGATGAGCTCCATGGTGAAGAAGCCCTCGCGCTCGTCGACCACTAGCTCGTACAATTCGACCAGGTTCGGATGGAGGATACCGCCAAGCGAGCGGAATTCCTGTTTGAGTTGGTAGAGCTGCTCGGGCGCGCGGGCACCCAGGGTTTTCAGTGCGACCTCGGTGTCCGTTTCCCGATCATGTATCCGGTACACGATGCCCATGCTGCCGCGGCCGAGCAACGCAAGCGGTTTGAAACGATCAGTCCCGGCGAATCCTTCCATCGGGTCCGCAGGCTGGGGTGGTGTGCGGTCGATCGGGCCGCTCATTCCGGCGTGCGCTCGAGGCCGAGCGCACGGATCAGGTTGTACACATGGGACCGGGCGAGGTCGAGCCGCCGGGCCGCATCCATGACGTTCCAACCCGTCTCTTCGAGCGTCTCACGCAACAGGCGCGCTTGGAAACGCCGCGTCGCCTCTTGAAACGTGATGGGTAGGGGTTCCGCCGACGACTCCGCCAGCTCCGGAAACAGATGGTTACGCTCGATCTGCATCGATCGCTCGCTCACGGCCCGAATCATGGCAGCCTCGACGGCGTGAGCCAGTTGCCGGATGTTGCCGG
This window contains:
- a CDS encoding protein kinase codes for the protein MSGPIDRTPPQPADPMEGFAGTDRFKPLALLGRGSMGIVYRIHDRETDTEVALKTLGARAPEQLYQLKQEFRSLGGILHPNLVELYELVVDEREGFFTMELIDGVDFVEYV